The sequence tagaacaatttgttttaaaatccatcgcccagctattttaccaccacctaacgtgcatgttgtacgaaacaaagtttagtacgacaatgtcaacagaaggcgctagtgtgaggTGTCAAATACACAGGTATACAATGCGCGCGCCCCTGGATGTGAAACTCGCaagcagttgaatttaaaacaaccgttgagctcatggtcgatgggaatttcctcagtgttacgtctgtttgtctgtggtaccagcataaagtttatttgtaatttttctTTTGCTAGTTTACGGAAAACCATTAAATTATGAGAGTCAAACTGTTCAATTGCTGGATTACAAAACAAACTTGTTGAATAATCAATTGGCCACCGTGTCATTAACAATAACAATACTTACCTCTAATCTGACATGAgtggccttccttagccgtgcggtaagatgcgtgacTACAAAgtccggttcggtctaggacaAACGGCATCCTGGACTCATAAGTGACGATGTCCCGAACATCCTCGACAGGATGTagggaaaaaaaacatttcatatCAGCCGTGTAGCTTGCGGTTCCTATTCTATAGCTTGTGCATGGCATAATGAGCAACGGAACGCCATCCAAGTATTGATACGGtacctgaaaaaaataaaatcatgtTTTACCAATATTTATTTTGATGTATTCTTCTAGTTTAGTAGCCATTTGGCTACTCGATTTTcctcaatttaaatttaaaaaagtctTCGGTGCTCTTAAATTATGGGAACAGAACCACTTACCATATTGGGGTAGATAAACCATTTGCGTATTACATCGAATTGCGAATGAAAGCCAGATGAAAGTTGATACCAGCTAAACCGGATTTGAGAAGAActgcaaatataaatttttattatcggtatatattttgaattaaattacgATTTAAGTACCAATCCATTTGTATTTAAAGTTGtctattataatatttttgtaaaaGCGTGCTATCTTTGCCGTTCTTGTTTTCACGCATTTGTACAGCATGTCCAACCCCAACGCCGTCATACGTACATAGTCATCCGCTCTCTCAGGGCCATCAGTCCTTTACCGCCGCTTCCGGGCACGGATATTTGACGAAACTTCGTGCACCTTGGCATTAGCGACAGGTGGAATGCATCAAAAATCGATAAGCTAATTGTCACCTGTTTTCCGGTCCCATTGCAGTGGTTGCAGTACTTACTGGACACAGTCCCTGCTTCGAATCAAGATCCGGCAGGGCATAATTATTATCACTTTATAGACATCACCAATGTTATACAGTGAATAAATCATTGAATCCGGCCTTCTTCCTCGGTCcgcaaattttccaaattcacaAATACACAATGACCATTCGTTTGATTGAGAAGATACTTACAGGAAATTTGAGACTTTTTCACCTGAAAACAGAATTATtaacaatattattttattaaattagACTATGATTGGGTTTAACAAATACCAACCTTCTATTTTGAGTTTATTATCGTCAACCAACAATttgaacccggaagaggccgcaggcttcgagTGCctcgatggctttttgcagttgaagaggacctgagggcgctcaatgttccgaacgactggaagcgattggctcaggatcgagtccagtggaggatactccattcggcgtaggttcatcgaagagctgtagcccatcaaattcaaattcttaTCGTCAGAATTTACCATTTTTAAGCAATtttcaaactaaactaaaaAACTAAAcagagaaaaacaaaacaagaaatCGAAAATAACATTCTAATTGGACTTGAAATGACAAGTGGAATTCTCGCttatcttttcaaaaggtcctaagtaacatttttttcatgaattaatttgaatagcgcaatcaacagaacaacatgaaagcttttgaatgTGCTATTcatattaattcatgaaaaaaatgttacttaggaccttttgaaaagttaagcgagaattgatgTCGAGGAAAATGCGCAGGGCCTTCAGCCTTCAGTCGAGCAGCAAATTCGATCAGTTGTATCATGTTATTcgcaataacatgttatt comes from Armigeres subalbatus isolate Guangzhou_Male chromosome 2, GZ_Asu_2, whole genome shotgun sequence and encodes:
- the LOC134214052 gene encoding uncharacterized protein LOC134214052, whose amino-acid sequence is MDCSSQIRFSWYQLSSGFHSQFDVIRKWFIYPNMVPYQYLDGVPLLIMPCTSYRIGTASYTADMKCFFSLHPVEDVRDIVTYESRMPFVLDRTGLCSHASYRTAKEGHSCQIRGITNWHTLFDENLPPMQRCLAIFFSHLRIGGTNNRLGLFHYKSNASMSSITLK